One window from the genome of Clarias gariepinus isolate MV-2021 ecotype Netherlands chromosome 15, CGAR_prim_01v2, whole genome shotgun sequence encodes:
- the ncanb gene encoding neurocan core protein isoform X3, translating to MSMESRVTGLQSLLTVFLLISLERDLVWGETVVNMRKVTHQVEQVPLSGTAVLPCIFTLRPSPSHESHDAPRVKWTKIWGHRGLDGLQREQSVLVAKGNVVKVKKAFQGRVSLPGYTENRYNASLALTGLRSSDSGMYRCEVVVGLNDEQDTVPLQVTGVVFHYRAPHDRYALSFPDAKKACVENSAVIATPGQLQATFDDGYDNCDAGWLSDQAVRYPIQSPRPGCYGDREDSPGVRNYGSRAADELFDVYCFAESLNGEVFHTSVPEKLSLATASTHCHALGAQLATVGQLYLAWQAGLDRCDPGWLADGSVRYPINQPRRNCGGDEPGVRTLYHNPNRTGFPDTASLFDAYCYREKQPEAKALVQTSQTLSSNSTDDWEQLQQNGGFPQPSTWTGLVDLDKEEFHSIAGNESSEISGEHVVIHLRSREKPVNQETHVPKDQFPPFLDLNGGSAREEPDEREATEHHRLSLEPSLTTQPLSTQSQTSNSILFNFVDSIVRPWKYWNSNAETEAPSTVSSLLKETTEEVLAARVKPVGGEHRGNKGSINNAILEPERMEPSIKPSTPYSEEGLLEQEKEAVLLVPVKELKNSSEVQTEPSVSQPTTFRGLIASGRMEVMNPTAATSPLGPTSSFGSMPVLGSQQERALQSLRGYATPSSNGILSTQTNEPAEIKQEAMEIMRIPVFGDNHENYSGEGKDHIEESYSLPKVSTSQSSPQSGISEEESDTDGSGGNDLFISSSRQTKLGTPEASEEQNVLIQTTVQWQLLGLPTGQPSHSASVPRHTMAPEEAKGEVLYIHHPTEISGNTPFTKVPLVEKEPSTYAARLSEIQTHYIATTSELPLEASSTIDQTPSTNTNTMTPTHNSQIQTSDATTDGDIVSTTDPVIPVTWLPVVQEETEEPQTHAFTDGTSIRLETTRDTVQLTTPYVKEASEQAETESQTQPVPTAESTRGDNTSKPTVDYENDSSASSAEEEPCQTNPCLHGGSCLREGEGYSCLCPLGYYGESCEIDIDECQSNPCQNGGTCIDEINYFVCLCLPSYGGDKCEKA from the exons ATCTGGTATGGGGTGAAACTGTAGTAAACATGCGGAAGGTGACTCACCAGGTAGAACAGGTACCTCTGTCTGGCACTGCTGTCCTGCCTTGCATCTTCACTCTACGGCCCAGCCCATCTCATGAATCTCATGATGCTCCTCGCGTTAAGTGGACTAAAATCTGGGGCCACCGTGGCCTTGACGGGCTACAGAGAGAGCAGTCTGTATTAGTGGCAAAAGGCAATGTGGTGAAAGTAAAGAAAGCCTTCCAGGGCCGTGTCTCCCTGCCCGGCTACACGGAGAACCGCTACAATGCCAGCCTGGCACTCACAGGTCTGAGATCCAGCGACTCGGGCATGTACCGCTGTGAGGTAGTGGTGGGCCTTAACGACGAACAAGACACAGTCCCTCTTCAGGTCACAG GTGTGGTCTTCCACTACCGGGCCCCTCATGACCGCTATGCCTTGTCATTCCCTGATGCTAAGAAGGCTTGTGTGGAAAACTCTGCAGTGATTGCCACACCGGGACAGCTCCAGGCTACTTTTGATGATGGATACGACAACTGTGATGCAGGCTGGCTCTCTGACCAGGCTGTTAG GTATCCCATCCAATCTCCACGGCCTGGCTGCTATGGCGACCGAGAAGATTCACCTGGTGTGAGAAATTATGGCAGTCGTGCAGCTGATGAGCTGTTTGATGTATACTGCTTTGCTGAGAGCCTCAACG GTGAAGTGTTCCATACCAGTGTGCCAGAGAAGCTAAGTCTGGCCACAGCTTCCACTCACTGTCACGCACTTGGTGCCCAGCTGGCCACAGTGGGGCAGCTCTACCTGGCCTGGCAGGCTGGACTGGATCGCTGTGACCCAGGCTGGCTGGCTGACGGTAGCGTGCGCTACCCCATCAATCAACCACGGCGCAACTGTGGAGGCGATGAGCCAGGAGTGCGTACTCTCTATCATAATCCCAACCGCACCGGCTTTCCTGATACTGCCAGCCTTTTTGATGCCTACTGCTACAGAG AGAAACAACCAGAAGCAAAGGCACTTGTGCAGACTTCACAGACTTTAAGCTCAAATTCCACAGATGACTGGGAACAACTCCAACAGAATGGAGGCTTTCCTCAGCCGTCCACCTGGACAGGACTGGTGGACCTGGATAAGGAAGAGTTTCATTCCATTGCAGGCAACGAGTCCTCTGAGATATCAGGAGAGCATGTGGTAATCCATCTCAGGTCTAGAGAGAAGCCTGTAAATCAGGAAACACATGTGCCCAAAGATCAATTTCCACCTTTTCTCGATCTCAACGGGGGTTCAGCAAGAGAGGAACCTGACGAAAGAGAAGCGACGGAGCACCACAGATTGTCTCTTGAGCCGTCACTGACCACACAACCCTTATCCACACAATCTCAGACCAGTAACAGCATACTCTTTAACTTTGTTGACTCCATCGTGAGGCCGTGGAAATACTGGAATAGCAATGCTGAGACAGAGGCCCCTTCGACAGTGTCAAGTCTATTGAAGGAGACCACAGAGGAAGTCCTGGCAGCCAGGGTGAAGCCAGTGGGTGGTGAGCATAGAGGTAATAAAGGAAGTATTAATAATGCTATCTTGGAGCCTGAGAGAATGGAGCCTTCAATTAAACCCTCCACACCATATTCagaggaaggacttttagagcAGGAGAAAGAGGCAGTTCTTCTGGTACCAGTAAAAGAGCTAAAGAATTCTAGTGAAGTCCAAACGGAACCTTCAGTTTCACAACCAACAACATTTCGAG GACTAATTGCATCAGGACGGATGGAGGTGATGAATCCCACAGCTGCAACGAGTCCCTTGGGTCCCACGAGCAGTTTTGGCTCCATGCCAGTGCTGGGCAGCCAGCAGGAACGGGCGCTTCAGTCTCTGAGAGGATACGCTACCCCAAGCAGTAATGGGATCCTTTCGACCCAGACCAATGAACCTGCAGAGATCAAACAAGAAGCAATGGAGATCATGAGAATTCCGGTCTTCGGGGACAACCATGAGAACTATTCTGGGGAAGGCAAGGATCATATCGAAGAGAGTTACTCACTGCCCAAGGTGTCTACATCACAGTCCTCTCCACAAAGTGGGATTTCAGAAGAGGAGAGTGATACAGATGGGAGTGGAGGAAACGATTTATTTATAAGCAGCAGCCGTCAGACAAAGCTGGGTACTCCAGAGGCCTCTGAAGAGCAGAATGTTCTCATACAAACAACAGTGCAATGGCAGCTTCTAGGTCTTCCAACTGGCCAACCGTCCCACAGTGCCAGTGTCCCCAGACACACCATGGCTCCTGAGGAGGCCAAGGGGGAGGTTCTGTACATCCATCATCCCACAGAAATATCTGGGAACACTCCTTTTACTAAAGTGCCTCTGGTTGAGAAGGAGCCGAGCACATATGCAGCCAGGTTGTCTGAGATACAGACTCATTATATTGCCACCACTTCAGAACTCCCCCTCGAAGCTTCAAGCACGATTGACCAGACGCCAAGCACCAACACTAACACCATGACACCAACACATAACAGTCAAATTCAAACTTCAGACGCAACCACTGATGGAGATATTGTGTCCACTACAGATCCTGTTATACCAGTTACTTGGTTGCCAGTAGTTCAGGAAGAAACTGAAGAGCCACAGACACATGCATTTACTGACGGGACTAGTATAAGACTTGAGACTACACGGGACACAGTTCAACTCACCACACCGTACGTGAAGGAAGCATCCGAGCAGGCAGAGACCGAATCACAGACCCAGCCAGTACCTACTGCAGAAAGCACAAGAGGAGACAACACAAGCAAACCTACAGTCGACTATGAAAATGACTCATCGGCTTCATCAG